The Methanoculleus marisnigri JR1 genome window below encodes:
- the udg gene encoding type-4 uracil-DNA glycosylase, with product MVQDAGGEAAIEELAAVIGECRKCLLWENTHHAVPGEGNPRADLMLIGEAPGKQEDLTGRPFVGRAGKLLEGLLSGIGLSRDDVFIANIVKHRPPGNRDPGEEEIRACTPYLEEQIRIIGPKVIVMLGRHSSRYILSFLPVEFDRITEIRGTVYPGLLFGHPVRLIPTLHPAAALYNPRYRESLEEDFLIIGRELAEAGDFTTQD from the coding sequence ATGGTACAGGATGCGGGGGGAGAGGCGGCGATAGAGGAACTTGCCGCCGTCATCGGCGAATGCCGGAAATGCCTCCTCTGGGAGAACACTCACCATGCAGTCCCGGGAGAAGGGAACCCCCGGGCCGACCTCATGCTCATCGGCGAAGCGCCGGGGAAACAGGAAGACCTCACCGGGAGGCCGTTTGTCGGTCGGGCGGGAAAACTCCTCGAAGGCCTCCTATCGGGTATCGGCTTATCGCGCGACGACGTCTTCATCGCGAACATCGTCAAGCACCGGCCGCCCGGGAACCGCGACCCCGGTGAAGAGGAGATCCGGGCCTGCACCCCGTACCTCGAGGAGCAGATCCGGATCATCGGGCCGAAGGTGATCGTGATGCTCGGCCGGCACTCGAGCAGGTATATCCTCTCCTTCCTGCCGGTCGAGTTCGACCGGATCACGGAGATCCGGGGGACGGTCTACCCCGGCCTCCTCTTCGGCCATCCGGTCCGCCTCATCCCCACCCTCCACCCTGCCGCCGCGCTCTACAACCCCCGATACCGGGAGTCCCTGGAAGAGGATTTCCTGATCATCGGGCGCGAACTCGCGGAGGCCGGAGACTTCACGACACAGGATTGA
- a CDS encoding YwbE family protein has protein sequence MNGRNRAAIKPGMTVDIVLKRDQRTGKRTRGVVAEILTNSSFHPHGIKVRLRDGQVGRVQEIVE, from the coding sequence ATGAACGGACGGAACAGGGCCGCCATCAAACCCGGGATGACGGTGGATATCGTGCTCAAACGCGACCAGCGGACGGGGAAGCGCACCCGGGGCGTCGTCGCCGAGATCCTGACGAACTCATCGTTTCATCCCCACGGGATCAAGGTCCGGCTCCGCGACGGGCAGGTCGGGCGGGTTCAGGAGATCGTTGAGTAA
- the lysS gene encoding lysine--tRNA ligase gives MSDMDHTCFDTAKIDKLQELRERGVTVYPYTFDRRDTVEEIKERFSAIEHDKSEEEVSTAGRVYVVRQHGKTIFADIGDSEGRIQLYLRKNDLGEEQFDLFKQYVDAGDIVGVVGHVFRTKMGEITVWVDRFELLTKSVCPLPEKFHGLKNVETRYRQRYLDLIMNEESRETFRARSRIISLLRQFLFERDYLEFETPTLQPIYGGANARPFTTHHNALDQKLYLRIAPELYLKRLVVGGFDKVFEIAKNFRNEDIDTNHNPEFTMVEVYEAYRDYNDMMNLTEEILSHLAEKVLGTTVCSFAGHDLDFSRPWRRLTMEEAVREYAGIDFPAMSLEELHAFGLEHCVEGCESAATRGEYLVLFFEHFGEKHLIQPTFIYDFPIENSPLAKKHRSKEGLTERFELFIAGMEMANGFSELNDPLDQKARLEQQDAKRRKGDLEAQMIDYDFINALGYGMPPTGGVGIGIDRLVMLLTGKDSIKEVLLFPQMKTAVPGQNGDKAEEGDGEE, from the coding sequence ATGAGCGATATGGATCACACCTGTTTTGACACGGCAAAGATCGATAAGTTACAGGAACTGCGCGAGCGCGGGGTGACGGTCTACCCCTACACCTTCGACCGCAGGGATACCGTCGAGGAGATCAAGGAGCGGTTCTCCGCGATCGAGCACGATAAGAGCGAGGAGGAGGTCAGCACCGCGGGGCGGGTCTACGTCGTCCGCCAGCACGGCAAGACGATCTTCGCCGATATCGGCGACTCCGAAGGCCGGATCCAGCTGTATCTGCGGAAGAACGACCTCGGCGAGGAGCAGTTCGACCTCTTCAAGCAGTACGTCGACGCCGGCGACATCGTCGGCGTCGTCGGCCACGTCTTCCGGACGAAAATGGGCGAGATCACCGTCTGGGTCGACCGGTTCGAACTCCTTACGAAATCGGTCTGCCCGCTTCCCGAGAAGTTCCACGGGCTCAAGAACGTTGAGACCCGCTATCGGCAGCGCTACCTCGACCTGATCATGAACGAGGAGAGCCGCGAGACCTTCAGGGCGCGGAGCAGGATCATCTCCCTCCTGCGACAGTTCCTCTTCGAGCGGGACTACCTGGAGTTCGAGACGCCCACCCTGCAGCCGATCTACGGCGGCGCGAACGCCCGGCCGTTCACCACCCACCACAACGCCCTCGACCAGAAACTCTACCTCAGGATAGCGCCGGAACTCTACCTCAAACGCCTGGTCGTCGGCGGGTTCGATAAGGTCTTCGAGATCGCGAAGAACTTCAGGAACGAAGATATCGACACCAACCACAACCCCGAGTTCACGATGGTAGAGGTCTACGAGGCCTACCGCGACTACAACGACATGATGAACCTCACCGAGGAGATCCTCTCCCACCTCGCGGAGAAGGTGCTCGGGACGACCGTCTGCTCGTTCGCCGGGCACGACCTGGACTTCTCCCGCCCCTGGCGCCGCCTCACGATGGAGGAGGCGGTGCGGGAGTACGCCGGGATTGACTTCCCGGCCATGAGCCTCGAAGAACTCCACGCCTTCGGCCTCGAGCACTGCGTCGAGGGCTGCGAGAGCGCCGCGACCCGGGGCGAGTACCTGGTGCTCTTCTTCGAGCACTTCGGCGAGAAGCACCTCATCCAGCCGACATTCATCTACGACTTCCCGATCGAGAACTCGCCGCTCGCAAAGAAGCACCGCTCAAAAGAAGGGCTGACGGAGCGGTTCGAGCTCTTCATCGCCGGGATGGAGATGGCGAACGGCTTCTCGGAGTTAAACGACCCCCTCGACCAGAAAGCCCGGCTCGAACAGCAGGACGCGAAACGCCGGAAGGGCGACCTCGAGGCGCAGATGATCGACTACGACTTCATCAACGCGCTCGGCTACGGGATGCCTCCGACGGGCGGCGTCGGGATCGGGATCGACCGGCTGGTGATGCTCCTCACCGGCAAGGACTCGATCAAGGAGGTCCTCCTCTTCCCGCAGATGAAGACCGCCGTCCCCGGGCAGAACGGGGACAAAGCGGAAGAAGGCGATGGGGAAGAGTGA
- a CDS encoding sensor histidine kinase produces MTAAGGGRPLRFGTHLVLVMIVITLPVIGLISALDYRQVEEALIAEEDRLREQTERSAVQSIRLMDAGLNLFDCTLDHRMQEAFIPVLAEYKRAGGDPEEMDLSRVKELLGGETDVYIINDSGVIEYTTYPPDLGIDFREVPSFYNRITEIRLGDAFTADRVMAEPASGRLRKYAYMPSPDHRYLFELGLVCSSVGTDRFDLKYRALKDDLMRLNPALEGIRIFDCYGRSVNATESESPTDPAAIDFVARAVYEEKRDRTITDPVAGQIVRYVLVDLSAAGSPSDASRVVELTYSTAPLDTRLAEMRLTHVLLAFFASLAACCIAVPVSRQITRPVREIVDDVNTIARGDLDHRIRVSAGTEFTRLQGSIDAMVDALKENIRRLHASEETARGYSTRLEDQVRERTADLEESNRAATLFLDIMVHDINNANAVAIGYTRHLVDALEGERRGMAEKMLSRLEQSSAIIGGIATLREALESGNALTRVDLDRVIRTEMANHPAIRIRYEGHPIAVLADDLLSEVFANLIGNAVKFGGPAVEIAVRVEERGKEMLVSVEDTGPGIPDAVKSELFRRFRRGEGPLTGAGLGLYICRMLITRYGGSIWVDDRVEGRPEEGAAVRFTLRKVPGE; encoded by the coding sequence ATGACGGCGGCCGGGGGCGGGAGACCGCTCCGATTCGGTACGCACCTGGTCCTCGTCATGATCGTGATCACGCTCCCGGTGATCGGGCTGATCTCGGCCCTGGATTACCGGCAGGTCGAGGAGGCCCTGATAGCCGAGGAGGATCGCCTCCGGGAGCAGACGGAGAGGAGCGCCGTCCAGTCGATACGTCTTATGGACGCGGGCCTGAACCTCTTCGACTGCACGCTCGATCACCGGATGCAGGAGGCGTTCATCCCGGTTCTGGCCGAATACAAGCGGGCGGGAGGAGATCCGGAAGAGATGGATCTCTCCCGCGTCAAGGAACTCCTCGGGGGGGAGACGGACGTCTACATCATCAACGACTCGGGTGTCATCGAGTATACCACCTACCCTCCGGACCTCGGCATCGATTTCCGTGAGGTTCCGTCTTTTTACAACCGGATAACGGAAATCCGGCTCGGCGACGCGTTCACGGCCGACCGGGTCATGGCGGAGCCGGCGAGCGGGCGGTTGCGAAAGTACGCCTACATGCCCTCCCCGGATCACCGCTACCTCTTCGAGCTCGGGCTCGTCTGCAGTTCCGTGGGGACCGACCGGTTCGATCTGAAATACCGGGCCCTCAAAGACGACCTGATGCGGTTGAACCCCGCGCTCGAAGGGATCCGGATCTTCGACTGTTACGGGAGATCCGTCAACGCGACCGAGTCGGAGAGCCCAACCGATCCCGCCGCCATCGATTTCGTTGCCCGTGCGGTCTATGAAGAGAAACGGGACCGGACAATAACGGATCCGGTAGCGGGACAGATCGTCCGGTACGTCCTTGTCGACCTCTCCGCTGCCGGATCCCCCTCGGACGCGAGCCGGGTCGTCGAGTTGACCTACAGCACCGCCCCTCTCGATACCCGGCTTGCCGAGATGCGTCTCACTCACGTTCTCCTCGCGTTCTTCGCAAGTCTCGCCGCCTGCTGCATCGCGGTCCCGGTTTCGCGGCAGATAACACGCCCGGTACGGGAGATCGTCGACGACGTCAACACCATAGCCCGGGGGGATCTCGATCACCGGATCCGGGTATCCGCGGGAACGGAGTTCACCCGTCTCCAAGGAAGCATCGATGCCATGGTCGACGCTCTTAAAGAGAATATCCGGCGCCTTCACGCTTCGGAGGAGACGGCACGAGGGTACAGCACCCGGCTTGAAGATCAGGTCCGGGAACGGACCGCCGACCTCGAGGAATCGAACCGGGCGGCAACCCTCTTTCTGGATATCATGGTCCACGACATCAACAATGCAAACGCCGTCGCTATCGGGTATACCCGGCACCTCGTCGATGCGCTTGAAGGAGAACGGCGGGGGATGGCCGAGAAGATGCTCTCCCGGCTCGAACAGAGTTCCGCGATCATCGGGGGCATCGCCACTCTCCGGGAGGCCCTGGAGAGCGGGAACGCGTTGACGCGGGTGGATCTCGACCGGGTGATCCGCACGGAGATGGCGAACCATCCCGCGATCCGGATCCGGTATGAGGGGCACCCGATTGCAGTCCTCGCCGACGACCTGCTCTCCGAGGTCTTTGCGAACCTCATCGGCAACGCGGTGAAGTTCGGCGGGCCGGCGGTCGAGATCGCTGTCCGGGTCGAAGAGCGCGGGAAGGAGATGCTGGTCTCGGTCGAGGATACCGGGCCGGGTATCCCCGATGCGGTGAAGAGCGAACTCTTCCGCCGCTTCCGGAGAGGGGAAGGCCCGCTTACGGGGGCAGGTCTCGGGCTCTACATCTGCCGGATGCTTATTACGCGGTACGGCGGGAGTATATGGGTGGACGACCGGGTGGAAGGGCGGCCGGAGGAGGGAGCGGCCGTCCGGTTCACGCTCCGGAAGGTGCCGGGGGAATAA
- a CDS encoding DUF1622 domain-containing protein: MVLETFVGITATVLGIFGALFIVYGAAIAIVELLMREMRIRAISYRDIRWVFTTRILIGLEFFVAADVIKTILEPTPQDLAILGALVAIRTVVSYFLGKEVSELPEERKL, from the coding sequence ATGGTGCTCGAGACGTTCGTCGGGATCACCGCGACGGTCCTTGGGATATTCGGGGCGCTCTTCATCGTCTACGGAGCAGCGATCGCGATCGTCGAACTCCTGATGCGGGAGATGCGCATCAGAGCGATCAGTTACCGCGACATCCGGTGGGTCTTCACCACGCGCATCCTGATCGGTCTCGAGTTCTTCGTTGCCGCCGACGTCATCAAGACGATCCTCGAACCGACGCCCCAGGACCTGGCCATCCTCGGGGCGCTCGTCGCGATCAGGACGGTCGTGAGTTACTTCCTCGGGAAGGAGGTGAGCGAACTCCCGGAGGAGAGAAAATTGTAG
- a CDS encoding FecCD family ABC transporter permease: protein MHFADGAIPADYMGYVRRKHLWILGGVVLLFLLLIVSISVGAVSIPPYEVFLSIVNGIVDRIHLLLNPGTVLNPTSTDRIVWNIRLPQALAAIVAGVGLSVAGVAMQSILRNPLGSPFTLGISNAGAFGAAVSVIVLGTGQMHSSVADAVTINNPYVTTLMAFIFCLLATAVILLISRLRGASPEVMVLAGVALSSLFTAGTMFLQYFADDTQLAAVVFWTFGDVGRASWQELGIMAFVTIAASLYFIANRWNYNAIDAGDETAKGLGVSVEAVRDIGMVVAALVSAVIVSFLGVIGFVGLVCPHMVRRLIGDDQRFLIPGSCVMGGILLLASDTVARVIVAPYILPVAVLTAFLGAPVFIYLLLRGYRR, encoded by the coding sequence ATGCACTTTGCAGACGGGGCCATCCCCGCCGACTACATGGGCTACGTGCGCCGAAAGCACCTCTGGATACTCGGTGGAGTGGTCCTCCTCTTCCTCCTCCTGATCGTATCCATATCGGTCGGCGCGGTGAGCATCCCCCCGTACGAGGTTTTTCTCTCTATCGTGAACGGTATCGTCGACCGGATACACCTTCTTCTCAATCCCGGCACCGTCCTCAACCCCACCAGCACCGACCGGATCGTCTGGAACATCCGCCTCCCGCAGGCGCTTGCCGCGATCGTCGCCGGGGTGGGGCTCTCGGTGGCCGGGGTCGCCATGCAGTCGATCCTTCGTAACCCGCTCGGATCGCCGTTCACGCTCGGCATCTCGAACGCCGGCGCCTTCGGGGCGGCCGTCTCGGTCATCGTCCTCGGCACCGGGCAGATGCACTCCTCAGTCGCCGACGCCGTCACCATAAACAACCCCTACGTGACGACGCTGATGGCGTTCATCTTCTGCCTCCTTGCGACAGCCGTGATCCTGCTCATCTCCCGGCTACGCGGGGCGTCTCCCGAGGTGATGGTGCTCGCCGGCGTCGCCCTCTCTTCGCTCTTCACGGCGGGGACGATGTTTCTCCAGTACTTCGCCGACGACACCCAGCTCGCCGCCGTCGTCTTCTGGACGTTCGGCGACGTCGGCCGGGCCAGCTGGCAGGAACTCGGGATCATGGCCTTCGTGACCATAGCGGCCTCGCTCTACTTCATCGCGAACCGCTGGAACTACAACGCGATCGACGCCGGCGACGAGACCGCGAAGGGCCTCGGCGTCAGCGTCGAGGCAGTCCGGGATATCGGGATGGTCGTCGCGGCGCTCGTATCCGCCGTGATCGTCTCGTTCCTCGGGGTCATCGGCTTCGTGGGGCTCGTCTGCCCGCATATGGTGAGGAGGCTCATCGGCGACGACCAGCGCTTCCTGATCCCGGGCTCCTGCGTGATGGGCGGAATCCTCCTTCTCGCCTCGGACACGGTCGCCCGGGTCATCGTGGCTCCCTACATCCTCCCGGTTGCCGTGCTCACGGCATTTTTAGGCGCACCGGTCTTCATCTACCTGCTGCTTAGGGGGTACCGGCGATGA
- a CDS encoding sensor histidine kinase — protein sequence MKNDRTPVSEGWPFTPTLVVAILLIVIPAIALLAAHDYVLAEERMTSDLATLQSVTEKSVRESIVDVDTGLKLFDDSLNLRLQRGFLLFLEEYERAGGDPSQMNLPALKDELGGDMDLYVVNSSGVVEYTTYPPDRGLDFRNVPGFYDELTRMRLGDEFSPDRVVYEPATGQVRKYAYMPTPDHRYLLELGLAPDAFMEERNRLRSQESTQEFVAMNPYLDSIRVYDIFGNPVGMPDGSVDARTREFVTGTVIPGRTDYAVQDEHGRRIQYLFIDLKDPDYPSDPSVVVELTYDTGLIQSQLDQLLYSRAVVAILAIVLSSAVIFLVARRLTRPLEEIIDDVDVIAQGDLNHTIRVSATREVMKLERSINTMVAALQAGMKSLRESEETIREYSGHLEEQVAARTAELQESTERANLYLDIMTHDIKNTISTATLYTDLLTEELEGEQRNYTEKVQKSLKKSVEIIRNVNTIRQIREEAAVLGPVALDPVIRAEIEHFPDVRITYAGTTARVLADDLLSEVFTNLIGNAVKFGGPAVEIAIRVEEHGGDVLVSVEDTGPGIPDEMKERLFTRFGGGGVEKSGRGLGLYICRMLIERYGGRIWAEDRVEGEPEEGAAVRFTLRKAG from the coding sequence ATGAAGAACGACCGCACACCTGTTTCGGAAGGCTGGCCGTTTACGCCTACTCTTGTCGTAGCCATCCTGCTCATCGTCATCCCCGCCATCGCCCTCCTCGCGGCCCACGACTACGTTCTGGCGGAAGAGAGGATGACCTCCGACCTCGCCACCCTCCAGAGCGTCACCGAAAAGAGCGTCAGGGAATCGATCGTGGATGTGGATACCGGCCTCAAACTCTTTGACGATTCCCTCAACCTGCGGTTGCAGAGGGGGTTTTTGCTCTTTCTTGAGGAGTATGAGCGGGCGGGAGGGGATCCGTCGCAGATGAACCTCCCGGCGCTCAAAGACGAGCTCGGGGGAGATATGGATCTTTATGTCGTCAACTCGTCGGGAGTCGTCGAGTACACCACCTATCCTCCCGATCGAGGCCTCGATTTCAGGAACGTCCCGGGTTTTTATGACGAGCTCACCCGGATGCGTCTTGGAGACGAGTTCTCCCCCGACCGCGTGGTGTACGAGCCCGCAACCGGGCAGGTCCGGAAGTATGCGTATATGCCCACGCCGGATCACCGCTACCTTCTCGAACTCGGGCTCGCGCCGGATGCGTTCATGGAGGAGCGGAACCGTCTGCGCTCGCAGGAGAGCACGCAGGAGTTCGTTGCCATGAACCCGTATCTCGATTCGATCCGCGTATACGATATCTTCGGCAACCCCGTCGGGATGCCGGACGGCTCTGTCGATGCCCGGACACGGGAGTTCGTCACCGGGACGGTCATCCCCGGCCGAACTGATTACGCGGTGCAGGATGAGCACGGAAGGCGGATCCAGTATCTCTTCATCGACCTGAAAGACCCGGATTACCCGTCCGACCCGAGCGTCGTCGTCGAACTGACCTATGATACGGGACTCATACAGAGCCAGCTCGACCAGTTGCTCTACTCCCGCGCCGTCGTTGCAATCCTTGCAATCGTTCTCTCGAGCGCGGTCATCTTCCTTGTAGCGCGCCGCCTCACGCGCCCCCTCGAGGAGATCATCGACGACGTCGACGTCATCGCGCAGGGAGACCTCAACCATACGATCCGTGTCTCGGCAACCCGCGAGGTGATGAAACTCGAGCGGAGCATCAACACGATGGTCGCGGCTCTCCAAGCGGGGATGAAGAGCCTCAGGGAATCGGAAGAGACGATCAGGGAGTACAGCGGGCACCTGGAGGAGCAGGTTGCAGCACGCACGGCGGAACTGCAGGAGTCGACCGAGCGGGCGAACCTTTACCTGGACATCATGACGCACGACATCAAAAATACCATCAGTACCGCCACGCTTTACACCGATCTCCTCACGGAAGAACTCGAGGGCGAGCAGCGGAATTATACTGAAAAGGTGCAGAAAAGCCTCAAAAAGAGTGTCGAGATCATCAGAAACGTCAACACCATCAGGCAGATCCGGGAAGAGGCTGCCGTCCTCGGCCCGGTTGCTCTCGATCCCGTTATCCGGGCGGAGATCGAGCACTTTCCCGATGTGCGGATCACCTACGCGGGGACAACCGCCCGGGTGCTCGCCGACGATCTCCTCTCCGAGGTCTTCACGAACCTCATCGGCAACGCGGTGAAGTTCGGCGGGCCCGCGGTCGAGATCGCCATCCGGGTCGAGGAGCACGGCGGAGACGTGTTGGTCTCGGTCGAGGACACCGGGCCGGGTATCCCCGACGAGATGAAGGAACGCCTGTTCACCCGTTTCGGCGGCGGGGGAGTTGAAAAGAGCGGTCGGGGCCTCGGTCTCTATATCTGCCGGATGCTTATTGAGCGCTACGGTGGGAGGATATGGGCGGAGGACCGGGTGGAGGGGGAGCCGGAGGAGGGAGCGGCCGTCCGGTTCACCCTCCGGAAGGCCGGGTGA
- a CDS encoding bis(5'-nucleosyl)-tetraphosphatase: MVKERSCGAVVVRRDADLQYLILQYGAGHWDLVKGHGIRGESEEETVLRELEEETGITRAEFVPGFREEVHYFFQRRAHTVYKEVVYYLIETPVEEVTISDEHIDYRWLPYDEALQTITFANSRRVVEGAHEHLKAFSNQKSA, encoded by the coding sequence ATGGTAAAAGAGCGTTCATGCGGGGCAGTCGTCGTCCGACGGGATGCGGATCTCCAGTACCTCATCCTGCAGTACGGGGCTGGCCACTGGGATCTGGTGAAGGGGCACGGCATACGTGGCGAGAGCGAGGAGGAGACGGTGCTTCGCGAACTCGAGGAGGAGACCGGGATCACCCGCGCAGAGTTCGTTCCAGGGTTCCGCGAGGAGGTTCACTACTTCTTCCAGCGTCGGGCGCATACGGTCTACAAGGAGGTTGTCTACTACCTCATCGAGACCCCGGTGGAGGAGGTGACGATCTCGGACGAGCACATCGACTACCGGTGGCTCCCCTACGACGAGGCGCTGCAGACGATCACCTTCGCGAACTCAAGAAGAGTCGTCGAGGGGGCGCACGAGCACCTGAAGGCGTTTTCGAACCAAAAGAGCGCGTGA
- a CDS encoding iron ABC transporter substrate-binding protein, whose protein sequence is MPPFRYRGALAAAVLAALVLAMLAAGCTGTGTVQGGTGETVTITDGFGRSVAVPSPPESVVCSGSGCLRYLVYLQSQDLAVGVDDQEKKDQVMEGRPYALAYGSQFKDLPLIGEFRGKDDPEKILGIGPQVIFKTGSTGTAYSTSGPEADKLQEKTGIPVVAFPYGSLRSDAEKAEMYAGLRTMGGVLDKQDRAEEVIAYIEATIADLESRTADIPEVERKTAYIGGVSSAGAHGIISTEPAYPPFHWVNAKNAAAGLGTAHADVAKEALVDWDPEYIFIDLGTIQMESDGAIGELKNDPALRGLSAAKEGRVYGVLPYNFYSVNYETILADAYFIGKTLYPDRFADIDPEEKADEIHTFFIGKPVFDDHNNEYRNLGFREIPL, encoded by the coding sequence CGCGGCTGCGGTGCTCGCGGCCCTCGTTCTTGCCATGCTCGCCGCCGGATGCACCGGCACCGGGACCGTCCAGGGCGGCACCGGCGAGACCGTCACGATCACCGACGGGTTCGGCCGGTCGGTCGCCGTCCCGTCGCCGCCGGAAAGCGTCGTCTGCTCGGGTTCCGGATGCCTCCGCTACCTCGTCTACCTGCAGAGCCAGGACCTCGCCGTAGGTGTCGACGACCAGGAGAAGAAAGATCAGGTGATGGAAGGCCGTCCTTACGCCCTCGCTTACGGGTCACAGTTCAAAGACCTCCCCCTGATCGGTGAGTTCCGGGGCAAGGACGACCCCGAGAAGATCCTCGGGATAGGCCCACAGGTCATCTTCAAGACCGGTTCCACCGGAACGGCGTACAGCACCAGCGGCCCCGAGGCCGACAAGCTTCAGGAAAAGACCGGCATCCCGGTCGTGGCGTTCCCCTACGGCTCGCTCCGGAGCGACGCCGAAAAAGCCGAGATGTATGCCGGACTCCGCACGATGGGCGGGGTTCTCGATAAGCAGGACCGCGCCGAAGAGGTGATCGCCTACATCGAGGCGACGATCGCCGACCTCGAGAGCAGAACCGCCGACATCCCCGAGGTGGAACGGAAGACAGCCTACATCGGCGGCGTCTCCTCGGCGGGCGCCCACGGCATTATCTCCACAGAACCCGCCTACCCACCATTCCACTGGGTCAACGCAAAGAACGCCGCGGCCGGACTCGGCACCGCCCACGCCGACGTCGCGAAAGAGGCCCTCGTCGACTGGGATCCGGAGTACATCTTCATCGACCTCGGCACCATCCAGATGGAGAGCGACGGCGCGATCGGCGAACTGAAGAACGACCCCGCGCTCCGGGGGCTCTCCGCCGCGAAGGAAGGCCGGGTCTACGGTGTTCTCCCGTACAACTTCTACAGCGTGAACTACGAGACCATCCTTGCCGACGCCTACTTCATCGGCAAGACCCTCTACCCCGACCGGTTCGCCGACATCGACCCCGAGGAGAAGGCGGACGAGATCCACACCTTCTTCATCGGAAAACCGGTCTTCGACGATCACAACAACGAGTACCGGAACCTTGGGTTTAGGGAGATCCCGCTCTGA
- a CDS encoding ABC transporter ATP-binding protein: MILDVDGVAFNYRSASVIRDITFDLRPHQTLAILGPNGVGKTTLLKCMNTILRPKAGSVLIEGADLLTADRMEIARKVGYVPQRCEAARLTVFDAVLLGRRPHIGWDVTDKDIRIVEAAVRMLHLEDLKLRYIDEMSGGELQKVSIARALVQEPRVLLLDEPTSSLDLKNQLEILGIVRHVTTEHDVAAVMTMHDLNMALRYADRFILLKDGIIHAAGGPDVVTPEIIEAVYGVPVTVERYNGYRFVVPLEPESA; this comes from the coding sequence ATGATCCTCGACGTCGACGGCGTGGCGTTCAATTACCGGAGCGCTTCGGTCATCCGGGATATCACGTTCGACCTTCGACCGCACCAGACTCTCGCGATCCTGGGGCCGAACGGTGTCGGGAAGACGACGCTCTTGAAGTGCATGAACACCATCCTGCGGCCGAAGGCCGGGTCCGTCCTCATCGAGGGGGCCGACCTCCTCACCGCGGACAGGATGGAGATCGCACGGAAGGTCGGCTACGTCCCGCAACGGTGCGAGGCGGCCCGGTTGACCGTCTTCGACGCCGTCCTCCTCGGCCGCCGGCCGCATATCGGGTGGGACGTGACGGACAAGGACATACGGATCGTCGAGGCAGCAGTCCGGATGCTCCACCTCGAGGACCTGAAGCTGCGCTACATCGACGAGATGAGCGGCGGGGAGCTCCAGAAGGTGAGCATCGCGAGAGCGCTTGTGCAGGAGCCCCGGGTGCTCCTCCTCGACGAACCGACGAGCAGCCTCGACCTCAAGAACCAGCTCGAGATCCTCGGGATCGTCCGGCACGTGACGACGGAGCACGACGTCGCCGCGGTGATGACGATGCACGACCTGAACATGGCGCTTCGCTACGCCGACCGGTTCATTCTCTTAAAGGACGGCATCATCCATGCCGCGGGGGGCCCCGACGTGGTGACGCCGGAGATCATCGAGGCGGTTTACGGCGTCCCCGTGACGGTCGAGCGGTACAACGGATACCGCTTCGTCGTGCCCCTGGAACCGGAGAGCGCCTGA